ACGACCTCCGCACCGGCACACCGCATCTATAAATGCTGCGCTCCCGTTTCATGCGCCATGGGTCGGCGCAGACGGTGGAGAATACTCCCACGAACGGATGTGGGAGAGGGAGCACACTTCAGTGCCGTGCGGATGGGATGGGTCGGCGCGGGGGACGGTGATCGACGACCTCCTCCGCGCACCCCCGCCAACCCCCGCGTCCTCCGCGTGACAGTGTGACGAGTCCCGCCCCGCGCCGATATCCGGGGACGGCGCAGGGGCGTTACTCGTAGACGAACGTGACGTCCTTGCTGATTTCCGGAAGCAGGCTGCGGTGCACGGGACAGGTGAGCGCCACCCGCTCCAGCCGCTCGCGCTGTTCATCCGTCAGCGCGGCGGGAAGGTGCAGGGTGACGGGGATGGAATCCACGCGGCGCGGATCGGCGCGCATGTGCTTCTCCAGCGAGAAGCGCGATCCCTCCATCGACATCCCGTTCCGCTCGGCGTAGATCGCCATCACGGTGAGCATGCAGGCGCCCAGCGAGGCGGCCAGCAGGTCCGTGGGCGAGAACGAACTTCCGTCGCCGGCGTTGTCCACCGGCGCGGCGGTGCGGATTTCCGCGCCGGAGGGGCCGTGCTGCAGCTGCACGCCAAGATTGCCGGTGTACCGGCCCGTCATTTCCACCGCCATCGGTCATTCTCCCTATCGCGCAATTGCGACTGATTGTTTGTCTGTGCTCCGCGCGGAGCATGGCTGTCCCATCCAGAGGTCAGGCGGAAACGCGTGCCCGCCCGCCCTGAATCCCTAAGCGCATGGCGCGCATCTACATCGCCCAACGGTAGCAGAGGGCGCGCCGGTTGCTTTTCCAGTCCGCGTCCGGCGCTGGCCGCCGGCGCAGTCCATCGAACGGAAAATCCAACGCGCGAGGAACCGATGCGCACGCCCCTGATCGCCCTGTCCGCACTGCTGCTGTCCGCCCCCGCCCTCGCCGCCCAGGATGACTGGGACGACTGGGACTGCGAGCGCCATGAGTGCGAAAAGTACCCCACCGGCGGCTACGTGGGCGGAAGCCTGGCCGCGGCCCGCACGCAGGGCGAGTTCAGCGACTACGTCCGTGGCGGCTTTGGCGGCGACATCCACTTCATCCAGAAGCTGGACCGCGACGGATGGCTGGCGCTGCGCACCGACGCCGGCCTGCTGGTCTACGGCTACGAGAGCCAGCACGTGCCGCTGAGCCCCACCATCGGCGGCCGCGTGCTGGTGGACCTTACGACGTCCAACAACATCGCGTGGTTCGGCGTGGGGCCGCAGATCGGCGTGCCGGACGGCGACCTGCAGCCGTACGTGAACGCCTTCGTGGGATACAGCGCGCTGTGGACCTCATCCTCCGTATCCGACATCGACTACGGCGACGACGTGTTCAGCAGCAACAACTTCAG
The genomic region above belongs to Longimicrobium terrae and contains:
- a CDS encoding outer membrane beta-barrel protein — translated: MRTPLIALSALLLSAPALAAQDDWDDWDCERHECEKYPTGGYVGGSLAAARTQGEFSDYVRGGFGGDIHFIQKLDRDGWLALRTDAGLLVYGYESQHVPLSPTIGGRVLVDLTTSNNIAWFGVGPQIGVPDGDLQPYVNAFVGYSALWTSSSVSDIDYGDDVFSSNNFSDGSFSYGAGAGLYVPLRRGPSPVSLDMGVRYHNNGRAEYLREGDIQDNPDGSITVYPTRSDTDLLSFHVGVSIGIAR
- a CDS encoding OsmC family protein, coding for MAVEMTGRYTGNLGVQLQHGPSGAEIRTAAPVDNAGDGSSFSPTDLLAASLGACMLTVMAIYAERNGMSMEGSRFSLEKHMRADPRRVDSIPVTLHLPAALTDEQRERLERVALTCPVHRSLLPEISKDVTFVYE